From the genome of Streptomyces sp. V1I1, one region includes:
- a CDS encoding endo-beta-N-acetylglucosaminidase — protein MTPHLSRRAFLTASAAAAVTPALPQGTASAATKAATGAPYASYWYPDTFPSGTPGPGITWRSLKTWRAEDDTDLAFNRSAVPLAKRFTPTPVNTTARGGQARIQSLVSFGPTSSNPSQGAATADYYALTHWSYLDELVFWGGSAGEGLILAPNAPIVDAAHRHGVPVVGNVFLPPVAYGGDLRWTRDLVQKDPFGRFPLAERLVALAAAYGFDGWFINAETGGGNSALAADMLGFVKELKSLSTPKGLRVCWYDSMTVNGSVSWQGALNDRNKAFFQAADSMFVDFRWSRSSLASSGRVAQQLGRSRYELWAGVDVEASGWNRSVDWDAIIPENTADIVSLGFYRPEWTRNHLPAADRTPARFHAADDRFWSGQSLDPSRPTPGDTWRAPALAVADRSTVDTVPFATVFNTGHGLRWYEGGKVTSDAQWNHLGLQDRLPSRQWVVRTNGRRPSVAYDFADAWHGGSSLLVDGSLNAPTTLDLYATRLPLTADTVVELTHRADAGRVNVELAVAVAEPSGPGVPPPYTYLSVGTLGPGSGWTTSTVRLTGLSGTVRALGVRLTASSGPVKWRLGALAVSDKAAQSPAAPAELRITAATGGDLRFTWQGAPGAVRHYTLHRLQPNGTRRFLGATCQRAFFVPGLKPEQGEKSARFELRAVGELYTASTPATAVHPW, from the coding sequence ATGACGCCCCACCTCAGCCGACGCGCCTTCCTCACCGCATCCGCGGCGGCAGCCGTGACCCCGGCCCTCCCGCAGGGCACCGCGTCCGCCGCGACAAAGGCGGCCACCGGCGCGCCGTACGCCTCCTACTGGTACCCCGACACGTTCCCCTCCGGTACGCCGGGCCCGGGCATCACCTGGCGCAGCCTCAAGACCTGGAGGGCCGAGGACGACACGGACCTGGCGTTCAACAGGTCGGCCGTGCCGCTCGCCAAGCGGTTCACGCCGACGCCGGTCAACACCACAGCCCGCGGCGGTCAGGCCCGGATCCAGTCCCTCGTCTCCTTCGGGCCCACCTCCAGCAACCCCTCCCAGGGCGCGGCCACCGCCGACTACTACGCCCTGACCCACTGGTCGTACCTCGATGAGCTGGTCTTCTGGGGCGGTTCGGCCGGGGAGGGCCTGATCCTCGCACCCAACGCGCCGATCGTGGACGCCGCGCACCGCCACGGTGTGCCCGTAGTCGGCAATGTCTTCCTGCCGCCCGTCGCCTATGGCGGCGATCTGCGCTGGACCCGCGATCTTGTCCAGAAGGACCCCTTCGGCAGATTCCCGCTTGCCGAACGGCTCGTCGCACTCGCTGCGGCGTACGGCTTCGACGGCTGGTTCATCAACGCGGAGACCGGGGGCGGCAACAGCGCGCTCGCGGCCGACATGCTCGGCTTCGTGAAGGAGCTGAAGTCGCTGAGCACGCCGAAGGGGCTGCGCGTCTGCTGGTACGACTCGATGACCGTGAACGGCTCGGTGAGCTGGCAGGGCGCGCTGAACGACCGGAACAAGGCGTTCTTCCAGGCCGCCGACTCCATGTTCGTCGACTTCCGCTGGTCGCGGTCCAGCCTGGCCTCGTCGGGGCGGGTCGCTCAGCAACTCGGCCGAAGCCGCTATGAGTTGTGGGCCGGGGTCGACGTCGAGGCGAGCGGCTGGAACAGGTCCGTCGACTGGGACGCCATCATTCCCGAGAACACGGCGGACATCGTCTCGCTGGGCTTCTACCGGCCCGAGTGGACCCGCAACCACCTGCCTGCCGCCGACCGCACACCGGCCCGGTTCCACGCCGCCGACGACCGGTTCTGGAGCGGGCAGTCGCTCGACCCGTCGCGGCCCACCCCCGGCGACACCTGGCGGGCCCCGGCACTCGCCGTCGCCGACCGCTCGACCGTGGACACCGTGCCGTTCGCGACCGTCTTCAACACCGGCCACGGACTGCGCTGGTACGAGGGCGGCAAGGTGACGTCGGACGCGCAGTGGAACCATCTCGGTCTCCAGGACCGCCTGCCGTCCCGCCAGTGGGTCGTACGCACCAACGGCCGGCGCCCCTCGGTCGCCTATGACTTCGCCGATGCATGGCACGGCGGCAGCAGCCTTCTCGTCGACGGCTCGCTCAACGCGCCCACCACACTGGACCTGTACGCGACCAGGCTGCCGCTCACCGCTGACACGGTCGTCGAGCTCACCCACCGCGCCGACGCCGGCCGGGTCAACGTCGAACTGGCCGTCGCCGTGGCCGAGCCCTCGGGGCCGGGCGTGCCGCCGCCGTACACCTATCTCTCGGTGGGCACCCTGGGCCCGGGCAGTGGCTGGACCACCTCGACCGTGCGGCTGACCGGCCTGTCCGGGACCGTGCGCGCGCTCGGCGTCCGTCTCACGGCGAGCAGCGGACCCGTGAAATGGCGGCTCGGCGCCCTGGCCGTAAGCGACAAGGCCGCCCAGAGCCCCGCCGCCCCTGCCGAGCTGCGGATCACCGCCGCCACGGGCGGCGACCTGCGGTTCACCTGGCAGGGTGCCCCCGGGGCCGTACGGCACTACACACTGCACCGGCTCCAGCCGAACGGGACACGGCGCTTCCTCGGCGCAACCTGCCAGCGAGCCTTCTTCGTTCCCGGCCTGAAGCCCGAACAGGGCGAGAAGTCGGCGCGGTTCGAACTGCGCGCAGTAGGGGAGCTCTACACCGCATCCACCCCCGCGACCGCCGTCCACCCCTGGTAA
- a CDS encoding glycoside hydrolase family 38 C-terminal domain-containing protein, producing the protein MHDDRTLVEARLTRVLDERIRPAVYPESVPLEVAVWNAPGEPVPVAEGLAASPGPIAVGDMWGAPWGTSWFRVTGTVPAKWAGKTVEAILDLGFDENMPGFQCEGLVHRPDGSPVKGLNPRNQWVRIGAPVEGGEEVRLHIEAASNPVILDYHPFLPTQLGDKETAGTDPQYRLTRMDLAVFDETVWQLVLDLEVLGELMHELPVDGARRWDVLRAVGHALDAIDLQDVNGTAAAAREQLSGVLATPAAPTAHRISAVGHAHIDSAWLWPLRETVRKVARTTSNMTALLEDEPDFIYTMSQAQQFAWIKEHRPEVYAKVKKAVAEGRFVPAGGMWVESDTNMPGSEAMARQFVHGKRFFLDEFGIENDEAWLPDTFGFAAGLPQIIKAAGSKWLLTQKISWSRTNTFPHHTFQWEGIDGTRIFTHFPPVDTYNCSMKGSEIAHAAKNFKDKGVAKHSLAPTGWGDGGGGTTREMVAKAARLRSLDGSATVEWEKPADFFTKAEAEYANPPVWVGELYLELHRATLTSQAKTKQGNRRSESLLREAELWAATAAVRAGFPYPYEQLDRIWKTVLLHQFHDILPGSSIAWVHREAAKTYAAVADELTGIIDAAQRGLAGDAAAGKQLVFNAAPHERHGVAAGGAAVATVGGKAQLSPREGGGFVLDNGLLQVEIDARGLVVSAYDIGAERETVAPGQAANLLQIHPDFPNMWDAWDVDEFYRNTVTDLTDADEVTAVGGSASVRVVRSFGDSKVTQLLTLDAGAKRLDIDTEVDWHETEKFLKAAFPFDIHAERYASETQFGHFHRSTHTNTSWEAAKFEACNHRFVHMEEPGWGVALVNDSTYGHDVTRTVRASDSGTTTTLRVSLLRAPRFPDPETDQGVHRFRHALVPGAVIGDAVREGFRINLPERRVGGDAGVAPLVAVDNDAVVVSAVKLADDASGDVVVRLYESEGGRARALLNIGFEIADVTATDLLERPLADAPEPELEGGAVKLTLRPFELVTLRLARAGS; encoded by the coding sequence ATGCATGACGACCGCACCCTGGTCGAAGCCCGCCTCACGCGTGTTCTCGACGAGCGCATCCGCCCTGCCGTGTACCCCGAATCCGTACCGCTGGAGGTGGCCGTCTGGAACGCGCCGGGCGAGCCCGTCCCGGTCGCCGAAGGCCTAGCCGCCTCGCCCGGGCCGATCGCGGTCGGCGACATGTGGGGCGCTCCGTGGGGCACCAGCTGGTTCCGGGTCACCGGGACCGTACCGGCAAAGTGGGCCGGGAAGACCGTGGAAGCCATCCTTGACCTCGGCTTCGACGAGAACATGCCCGGCTTCCAGTGCGAGGGCCTCGTCCACCGCCCCGACGGCTCCCCGGTGAAGGGGCTCAACCCGCGCAACCAGTGGGTGCGCATCGGCGCGCCCGTAGAGGGCGGCGAGGAGGTGCGGCTGCACATCGAGGCGGCATCGAACCCGGTCATCCTCGACTACCACCCCTTCCTGCCGACACAGCTCGGCGACAAGGAGACGGCGGGCACGGACCCGCAGTACCGGCTGACCCGCATGGATCTCGCCGTCTTCGACGAGACCGTGTGGCAACTGGTGCTCGACCTGGAGGTGCTGGGCGAGCTGATGCATGAACTGCCCGTGGACGGCGCCCGCCGCTGGGACGTCCTGCGCGCCGTCGGACACGCGCTCGACGCGATCGATCTGCAGGATGTGAACGGCACCGCTGCCGCCGCCCGCGAGCAGCTCTCCGGCGTCCTGGCGACGCCCGCCGCACCGACCGCGCACCGCATCAGCGCGGTGGGCCATGCCCATATCGACTCCGCCTGGCTGTGGCCGCTGCGCGAGACGGTGCGCAAAGTCGCCCGTACGACGTCCAACATGACCGCCCTGCTGGAGGACGAGCCGGACTTCATCTACACCATGTCGCAGGCGCAGCAGTTCGCCTGGATCAAGGAGCACCGGCCCGAGGTCTACGCGAAGGTCAAGAAGGCGGTGGCGGAAGGGCGGTTCGTGCCCGCCGGTGGCATGTGGGTCGAGTCCGACACCAATATGCCGGGCTCGGAGGCGATGGCCCGGCAGTTCGTGCACGGCAAGCGTTTCTTCCTCGACGAGTTCGGCATCGAGAACGACGAGGCATGGCTGCCCGACACCTTCGGCTTCGCCGCCGGGCTGCCGCAGATCATCAAGGCCGCGGGCTCCAAGTGGCTGCTCACACAGAAGATCTCCTGGAGCCGGACCAATACGTTCCCGCACCACACCTTCCAGTGGGAAGGCATCGACGGAACCCGCATCTTCACCCACTTCCCGCCCGTCGACACCTACAACTGCTCGATGAAGGGGAGCGAGATCGCCCACGCGGCGAAGAACTTCAAGGACAAGGGCGTCGCCAAGCACTCTCTTGCCCCCACCGGCTGGGGCGACGGGGGCGGCGGCACCACGCGCGAGATGGTCGCCAAGGCTGCCCGGCTGCGCAGCCTCGACGGATCGGCGACCGTCGAATGGGAGAAGCCCGCCGACTTCTTCACCAAGGCAGAGGCGGAGTACGCGAACCCGCCGGTCTGGGTCGGCGAGCTCTACCTGGAGCTGCACCGCGCGACCCTCACCAGCCAGGCGAAGACCAAGCAGGGCAACCGCAGGAGCGAGTCCCTGCTGCGCGAGGCCGAGCTGTGGGCCGCGACCGCCGCCGTACGGGCCGGGTTCCCTTACCCGTACGAGCAGTTGGACCGGATCTGGAAGACGGTGCTGCTGCACCAGTTCCACGACATCCTGCCCGGCTCGTCCATCGCCTGGGTGCACCGGGAGGCGGCGAAGACGTACGCGGCCGTCGCCGACGAGCTGACCGGCATCATCGACGCCGCGCAGCGTGGTCTCGCGGGTGATGCGGCGGCCGGCAAGCAGCTTGTCTTCAACGCCGCCCCGCACGAGCGGCACGGCGTCGCGGCGGGCGGCGCCGCGGTCGCCACCGTCGGCGGCAAGGCCCAGCTGTCGCCGCGGGAGGGCGGCGGTTTCGTCCTCGACAACGGCCTCCTCCAGGTCGAGATCGACGCACGCGGCCTGGTGGTTTCCGCGTACGACATCGGCGCGGAGCGCGAGACGGTAGCCCCCGGGCAGGCGGCGAACCTGCTGCAGATCCACCCCGACTTCCCGAACATGTGGGACGCATGGGACGTGGACGAGTTCTACCGGAACACCGTCACCGATCTGACCGATGCCGACGAGGTCACCGCGGTCGGAGGCTCGGCCTCCGTGCGCGTCGTCCGCAGTTTCGGCGACTCGAAGGTCACCCAGCTGCTGACCCTGGACGCAGGCGCCAAGCGTCTCGACATCGACACCGAGGTCGACTGGCACGAGACCGAGAAGTTCCTCAAGGCGGCCTTCCCGTTCGACATCCACGCCGAGCGGTACGCGTCGGAGACCCAGTTCGGCCACTTCCACCGGTCCACCCACACCAACACCAGTTGGGAGGCCGCCAAGTTCGAGGCATGCAACCACCGCTTCGTGCACATGGAGGAGCCCGGCTGGGGCGTGGCGCTGGTCAATGACTCGACGTACGGCCATGACGTCACCCGAACCGTCCGGGCGTCGGACTCCGGTACGACGACCACGCTCCGCGTCTCGCTGCTGCGGGCCCCGCGCTTCCCCGACCCGGAGACCGACCAGGGCGTGCACCGATTCCGCCATGCCCTGGTGCCGGGCGCGGTGATCGGCGACGCGGTCCGTGAGGGCTTCCGGATCAATCTGCCGGAGCGCAGGGTTGGCGGTGACGCGGGGGTGGCGCCGCTGGTGGCGGTCGACAACGACGCGGTTGTCGTCAGCGCGGTGAAGCTCGCGGACGACGCGAGCGGCGATGTCGTCGTACGCCTCTACGAGTCGGAGGGCGGCCGGGCACGGGCCCTGCTGAACATCGGCTTCGAGATTGCTGACGTGACTGCGACCGACCTGCTCGAGAGGCCGCTCGCCGACGCACCGGAGCCGGAACTGGAGGGCGGCGCGGTGAAGTTGACGCTGCGGCCCTTCGAGCTGGTGACACTGCGCCTGGCGCGCGCCGGGTCATGA
- a CDS encoding TIGR03943 family protein, which translates to MKRTVQAALLLLTGAGVLRVSLFSDICLRYVKEGLQPFLVVSGIALVSLGLIGAVRDGLPFAGRRRSVGAHLGDATLVHDGREHGHGHDHSHGPRIAWLLLLPMLALLFFAPPALGSYTAARDNAKVVEDYSRFEPLPSRGPAPLSLTEFIARAQQDDKQSLKGRSVLLAGFVTPGKNGTWDLTRLLVACCAADSQSLTVTVHGVKAPPADTWVKVTGTWHPDGTLGTASAGLALDATSLHRTPQPPSPYLDRAPASGTAPPH; encoded by the coding sequence GTGAAGCGAACCGTCCAGGCAGCGCTGCTCCTGCTCACGGGGGCCGGGGTGCTGCGCGTCTCCCTGTTCAGCGACATCTGTCTGCGCTACGTCAAGGAGGGCCTGCAGCCCTTCCTCGTCGTCTCCGGCATCGCACTGGTGAGTCTCGGCCTGATCGGTGCAGTACGCGACGGACTCCCCTTCGCCGGGAGGCGCCGCTCGGTCGGCGCACACCTCGGCGATGCCACGCTCGTACATGACGGGCGCGAGCACGGACACGGACACGATCACAGCCACGGTCCGCGCATCGCCTGGCTGTTGCTCCTGCCCATGCTCGCCCTGCTGTTCTTCGCACCGCCGGCACTGGGCTCGTACACCGCCGCGCGCGACAACGCCAAGGTCGTCGAGGACTATTCACGCTTCGAACCTCTGCCGTCGCGCGGTCCGGCGCCGCTCTCGCTGACGGAGTTCATCGCCCGGGCGCAGCAGGACGACAAGCAGAGCCTCAAGGGGCGCAGTGTGCTTCTGGCGGGGTTCGTCACCCCGGGCAAGAACGGCACATGGGATCTGACCCGGCTGCTGGTGGCCTGTTGCGCCGCGGACTCCCAGTCCCTGACGGTCACTGTGCACGGTGTGAAGGCGCCTCCCGCCGACACCTGGGTGAAGGTGACCGGCACCTGGCACCCGGACGGCACGCTGGGCACGGCCTCCGCGGGCCTCGCCCTCGACGCGACCTCTCTTCACCGGACCCCGCAGCCTCCCAGCCCTTACCTGGACCGGGCTCCGGCTTCCGGCACGGCCCCGCCGCACTGA
- a CDS encoding permease: MHNTEELRDRPQSELVVAPIRHHAHHRLGPSAVVVGALCLLLPVAFGRLFGADQWLTHPGFRAWQTICVAIAVQALPFLLLGTVISGAVNAFVPAHAFSRMLPRNPALAVPVASAAGVVLPGCECASVPVAGSLIRRGVTPAAAFAFLLSAPAVNPIVLASTAVAFPGSPEMVAARLIASLATSAAMGWLWLKLGRSDWLRMPARHTGHKDGHSRWEEFRLGFQHDFLHAGGFLVLGAMAAATFNVAVPRSVLETFSGSAWLSVLFLAGLAVVLAVCSEADAFVAASLTGFSPTARLAFMVVGPMVDLKLIALQAGTFGRAFAVRFSTATAVTAVVCSALTGWWLL; encoded by the coding sequence CCCGATCCGCCACCACGCACATCACCGCCTTGGACCCTCTGCTGTCGTCGTCGGCGCGCTCTGCCTGCTTCTTCCTGTCGCGTTCGGCCGACTGTTCGGCGCGGACCAGTGGCTGACACACCCCGGCTTCCGGGCGTGGCAGACGATCTGCGTGGCCATCGCCGTGCAGGCTCTGCCGTTCCTCTTGCTGGGCACTGTGATCTCCGGCGCCGTCAACGCGTTCGTACCGGCTCATGCGTTCAGTCGGATGCTGCCGCGCAACCCTGCGCTCGCGGTGCCGGTGGCGAGCGCGGCCGGTGTCGTGCTGCCCGGCTGCGAATGCGCGTCGGTGCCGGTCGCGGGAAGCCTGATCCGACGCGGTGTCACGCCGGCTGCCGCCTTCGCGTTCCTCCTCTCGGCGCCCGCCGTCAATCCGATCGTGCTGGCGTCAACGGCCGTGGCGTTCCCCGGCAGCCCTGAGATGGTCGCCGCCCGGCTGATCGCCTCGTTGGCCACGTCCGCCGCCATGGGCTGGCTGTGGCTGAAGCTCGGGCGCTCGGACTGGCTGCGGATGCCGGCCCGGCATACCGGCCACAAGGACGGGCACAGCCGATGGGAGGAGTTCCGGCTGGGCTTCCAGCATGACTTCCTGCACGCCGGCGGGTTCCTGGTGCTCGGCGCCATGGCGGCTGCGACGTTCAACGTCGCCGTGCCGCGCTCGGTACTGGAGACCTTCTCCGGGTCGGCGTGGCTGTCCGTGCTCTTCCTCGCCGGCCTGGCCGTCGTCCTGGCCGTCTGCTCGGAGGCGGACGCCTTCGTCGCCGCCTCGCTGACCGGCTTCTCCCCCACCGCCCGACTGGCGTTCATGGTGGTGGGCCCCATGGTCGACCTCAAGTTGATCGCTCTGCAGGCGGGAACTTTCGGCCGGGCCTTCGCCGTACGGTTCTCAACGGCCACGGCGGTGACGGCAGTCGTGTGCAGCGCACTCACCGGGTGGTGGCTGCTGTGA